In one Pseudomonas sp. SCA2728.1_7 genomic region, the following are encoded:
- a CDS encoding Arc family DNA-binding protein translates to MRPLKQAIYSSRTADKFVVRLPDGMRERIAEVARNHHRSMNSEIIARLEQSLIQEGALGEELSMRLDSPELSLHERELLQRFRQLSHRQQNALVSLIAHDAEMAADAS, encoded by the coding sequence ATGCGCCCATTGAAACAGGCAATTTATTCCAGCCGTACGGCTGACAAGTTTGTCGTACGTCTGCCAGACGGAATGCGTGAACGCATTGCCGAGGTGGCTCGCAATCATCATCGCAGCATGAACTCCGAGATCATTGCGCGCCTTGAGCAGAGTCTTATTCAGGAAGGCGCACTGGGCGAAGAGCTGAGCATGCGCCTGGACAGCCCGGAGCTGTCGTTGCACGAGCGCGAGCTGTTGCAACGTTTCCGCCAGCTATCTCATCGTCAGCAAAACGCTTTGGTGTCCTTGATTGCCCATGACGCCGAAATGGCAGCAGACGCGTCCTGA
- the phnN gene encoding phosphonate metabolism protein/1,5-bisphosphokinase (PRPP-forming) PhnN, which translates to MDGKLIYLMGPSGSGKDSLIEAARQPLRALNCHVMRRVITRSAESVGEDAIGVTPEEFERREHAGNFSLAWRANGLAYGIPVEMDQRLSDGQHVLVNGSRANLRQAIECYPALLPVLLTVRDEVLRERLLKRGRETLEQIDARLARNALFKDRRSSDGPVHIVDNSGDLADAVNDLLRLIRLSVKPDQI; encoded by the coding sequence ATGGATGGCAAGCTAATTTATTTGATGGGGCCTTCCGGTTCAGGCAAGGACAGTTTGATTGAGGCAGCTCGGCAGCCATTACGCGCTTTGAATTGCCATGTGATGCGCCGGGTGATCACACGATCTGCCGAATCGGTAGGGGAGGATGCTATTGGTGTAACACCGGAAGAGTTCGAACGTCGTGAGCATGCTGGCAATTTCTCGCTGGCCTGGCGTGCCAATGGTCTTGCCTACGGGATTCCGGTGGAAATGGATCAGCGCCTAAGCGATGGGCAGCATGTGCTGGTCAATGGCTCTAGGGCCAATCTGCGTCAGGCAATTGAATGCTATCCAGCGTTGCTGCCGGTTTTGCTGACGGTCAGGGATGAAGTACTGCGAGAGCGTCTGCTCAAGCGTGGTAGGGAAACGCTTGAGCAAATTGATGCAAGACTGGCTCGCAATGCGTTGTTCAAGGATAGGAGATCAAGTGATGGGCCAGTACATATTGTCGACAATTCCGGAGATCTGGCGGACGCCGTCAATGATCTCTTGCGTCTGATCCGGCTCAGCGTAAAACCGGATCAAATTTGA
- a CDS encoding PA3371 family protein, with product MSKSAAGFLILALLSGVAHLSLFEGAEITLPLIGCAVFAVLFVLALAAGRKIKFDPVLR from the coding sequence ATGTCCAAGTCAGCTGCGGGATTTCTGATCCTCGCCCTTTTGAGTGGCGTTGCGCATTTATCGCTGTTCGAAGGCGCTGAAATCACCCTGCCCCTGATTGGCTGCGCCGTTTTTGCCGTGCTATTTGTGCTGGCACTGGCAGCAGGACGAAAGATCAAATTTGATCCGGTTTTACGCTGA